AACGACTTCGGCTGAATTGCCTTTAATTTAAGGGCTTTCATGACATTCGAGACCTTCCTGCGATCACAGGGAAGTCCCATTTCCTTGAGGTCTTCGGCAATGCGACGAGCCCCGTAGCGGCGGCGGTGACACTTAAAGATGACTCTTATCAACGGAGCCAGTTGAGCATCCTGTTCTTCAAAGATCGTGGGCTCAGCAGTCTGCCAGGCATAAAACGAAGTTCGGTTCACACCGAGATGACGACAGACTTCGGCCACGTTTCCATGACCTTCCTGAACAATCGCTTCAACGGCCGCATAGACGTCAGCTATTCGTTGCGGCCGAAAATAGCCAACGCTTTTTTTAGTATGTCCCTCTCACGTTCGACACGCCGCAGATCGGCTTCGAGGTCCTTGACCTTAGCCTCCAAAGAGCTTGCCACTGGACCACTTTGTTCCAGCTGCTCCTGTTTCCAGCGATACAAAACGTTGACGTTTGAAATGCCCAACCGGTCCACAACCTGAGGAGCCGTGTACCCATCCAGAAGCAGCTGCACGGCTTCTTCTTTGAACTCATCCGTGTACTGACGGCGAGACGATTTCTTGACTGATTTTTTTTCTTCCGAGACATCCTGAGGTCCTTTCTACGGACTCAAAATAAGAGATTCACGTGTCCCTGAAACCTGTACCACCTCAAGGAAACCCATGACGACAATCCTTAAAATCAACGCCAGCGCCCGAAGTGAGCGTTCACTTACGCAGCGCCTCTCTTCGCATTTCATACGAAACTGGTTGAAACACCGTCCGGAAGATGTGGTCGTTGAACGAGACGTTGGCAGACAGCCGCCACCACCCGTGACTGAAGAATGGATTGCCTGCGCATTCACGCCTCCTGCCGACCGAACAGAAGAGCAGGCAACAATGCTTACGCTTTCGGATATGCTGATTGCAGAGCTCGCGGCTGCTGACATCATTTTGCTTGGTACGCCGATGTATAATTATGGTATGCCTTCATCGCTGAAAGCGTGGTTCGACCAGGTCATTCGCATCAACAAGACCTTCTCTTTCGATCTTGATCGCGGAGACTTTCCGCTCGAGCCGATTCTATCCGGCAAGACGCTCGTTATCCTTACTTCATCGGGTGAATTCGGATTCGATACTGGAGGAGTACGGGAACACATGAATCACCTGGTGCCTCACATAAAGACTTGTTCTTTCTATCTTGGCGTTACTGGGGACGACTCCATTCACCACATCGGGATTGAATATCAAGAGTTTGGTGACGGCCGCCATCGCAGATCCATTGACGAAGCGCAACATGGCGTCGTTACTCTCGTCAAAAAGCTGGTCGAAACGGTATAGCCGTTCTGTCCAATATGTCGTGGATAATGTTCGTCCGGCAGGGTTGCGGGGATTTCAAAACCTCGGGCAACCCTGCTGGGCGATTCACCGCTGCAGATGGACCAACTTCAGCGCCTCAGCGTTTCGCGCAACTGCATGCGGTGGCAATTTCTGAGGAAGCGTCGTCGAACAGATGGCACGTCGAGTCGTGTCATTCGGTCGGTTGCAGAGGGCGATTTCGTGACACAGGTCGGCGCTGCATTGACCATTTTTGTCGGACTCGTGCGCGCAAATGAGAGCACTCCTGAACGTCCAATGGATCTGAGCCAACCCACTTCGGTCCGACACGACCGAAGTAAGTTTCCAGGATGGAAGTATCCTCGGTCGTGACCACCGACGCGCGTTCGGAATGCCGCACTTGCGACATTGTGTGCGATTGGAGAATGACTCTGGTCGGTTCGCTGTGATCGCTTAAGTAGTCTACGACTTGGCACTCAGTCCTATTCGTGACCACCTAACAAAGCGCACGGGTCCGCAAGTTCACGGCACAGAGCGATCGGGCCAAGATAGATATCGGAAGAAGCGCCAGGTCAAAAACGGGATTCGGGGCAAAGTGAAAATCCGGGAGTGACACGATCTGAATCGCCTCTAACCTGGTTTGTTATTCTGTAAGCGTCCATCGGCACCATATGGGATTTTTGTTATTCTTGAAGTGAACTGACCAGACCCTCGATTGTGGCCAAGTCGATCTTTTCGCGAGATGTCCAGTCCAGCAATGCCGCAGCTCGGTCTTTCGCCACCGCGTTTACCGGAGGTATCTCGTTATCAGGCGGATTCAAGGCGTACACGAGAAGATTCACCTGATTGGTCGAAAGCGAGGCGATAGTTCGGGCTATCTGAAGACGCCTTGACGTGTCGATCGTGCCTCCTCGCTCGATTTCCACCGGGATCCGGTCGAAGAAAATCTGGTAATTATGATGCCCATCCGATGTACCCGGGAAATCAGGAGTGACTTCATCCGGCACTGGGCGATTGCCAGCGCTTATGGCACCCAGAAGTATTGCAGTCGCTGACTTCTCAGAGTGACCCACGATATCGGCGTAAACGACGGAACCGAGTAATCCAGCTACATTAACTTTCGCCACGCGAACCGGAATTAACTTTCGCTTTTGCCCCAATGGATCATCGCGAAATGCGGCCTGCCATTCCGATGCAGCGAAGTCGGACTTTATGTAATCCGGTGAAAGAACTGCGACAGTTCGATCCGTATTCTTAAGGTCCATCCGGGATTATTGTGGGTAGAGGTCGAGTCCTCCGCAGTAGAAGAGGATGGCGGTTTTGAAGTTGTCGCGGTTTCGGTATCCGCCGACTCTTCGTTTGATGGCCATGATTTTGCTGTTCATTCCTTCGGCGACGGCGTTTGTGATTCCGTGAGTGCAGTAGCTCACCACATTGGCTAAGCGTTCTTTGATCGTGCGAGCGACTTTCTTCATTGGCTCCAGCTTTGTGTGGATGACTCGCTTGTACCAGTCATTGAAGAACGTCGTGGCCTCTGCCGGAGTGTCATGAACCCAGAGGTCTCGCAGCATCTCCTTGTAGGCCCACGCTTTGCCCGTGAGTAACTCTGCCTTCCATGCGGCATCAAAGCGTTCCTGCTGTTTTTCGCTGAGATTCTCCTGGCCTGAAAGCCACAGATACCGAGTTCCCGTCAATCGATCATCGCCTTCGGCGCGAAGCTTCTTCTGCTCCGACCGACGGACCTTGTCGACGGCTTCGGTTGCCAGCTTCATGATGTGAAAGCGGTCGTGCACAATCTTCTGTTCGGCCAATGCAATGTTGCCTTTGGTGCTCTTGACGTATGCGGCACTCATGTCCATCGCAACCGCCTCCACAGACTGCTTTTCACTGTCGGAAAGCTGATCGAAACAGGCATCAGCGGCTGCCGTGTCATGACCATCGGAAATCGCTTCGACAGTGCTCTTGTCCAAGTCATAGATCAGCGTGACGTAGTTGTGTCGTTTTCGAAAGGCTTTCTCGTCGATGCCGATTCGAGGGAGGTTCTTCGATTGTTTGCGATCCTTCCCGCGAGCCACCGCCTTCTGCAGAATGTGCCACGATTCATCCCATGAGATCCCCAGAATGCTGCACGCCCCTTTCACGGTTTGTGTGGCCAGAAGAACGTCGATGGCGAAGCGTTCAAAGAACAATGAGAAGCGGCTGTTCTTTTCCGCCCAGGGAAGCCTGATCTGTTTGACGCCATGATCCGGGCACTTCACGCGAGGCGTGCGGGCATGAAGGATGGTCGCAAATTGCATCGTGTCCAGATGCCGCCATTTGCGAGACTTCGTGTGGTCATAGCACGGCAGCTGCCTGTCGCAATCCGGACAGCAAAAAGTTTCGCCCTCGCCATGTTCGACGAAAACGTCGACCTGTTGAGCTTCCATATCCAGCTGAACGTCCGCCACAAACCACGGCCCCGTCAGTCCCAAAATCTGTTCGTAAAAGTCTGTTCCCTGCATCCCACGAAAACTAACGAATTAACGCCTCACCCACAAAGAACCCGGATGGACCATTCTTAATCGCCTGATCCATCTGTTCAACAAAGTTAGTTCCAGGCAGAAAGTCCTTAAACTGGACCGTCACGGAATATCCAGCGGACAACAACACTCTCCCTATCCAGCGAGCCCAAAGTTCGTCGGCTTTCGTATAGCTTATAAAGATACTCTCCACTGTTGAGTTTTCCTTTCCGTGCCCGGTAATTGAAGCAACGACAATTCCCTCAAGGTTGTCGTTTTGAACAATGAATTCAATGCGGGATTTCTTTGCACGATCCGTGGTGATCACAAACATGCCTGTTTTATCCCGGTTTGATTGTGACCCGGATTCAAAGTGTGACGCCGCCCGTGAGTCGGAGACGAATCGAAACTGAGGAGGCCGCCGCTGCCGGTTGCCATCTGCGCACCAAACCAACGTGCAAATTAGTTGTACATCATCGGCTGACAAGTCACCGACAAGTCCATCTTCCCCGACAAACAGTTCACTCCCATGTCGTTCGATCGCATTTGCGAAGGTCTTTAACAACGTTTGCCTATCATTCACGTCAATTTCAAAAAATCCCATCGGCCGTAACGTTGACGAAAGAAACTCAACTACGCGACTGCGGTACAGTTCATCGGCCCGAGCCACGCGATTTCGACTTTGATTCACCGCTTCCTCGCCAGTCGCCTCCTTCAGCGCGACATACCAATTCGCCAACTCTGGATAAATTTCCAGTGCGCGCTCTTGTGCTGCCTGGACGTCCTTTTTGGCTGGCCGGAATACTTTTTCCCGTGGGTGGCTTGGAGGCGGCGCAAGCCTTTGATCCAAGAAGTCGTTCACACTCTGACGTAACTGGATGTCGCTCATCGCGTCCAGCATGCCCCCGAATCTGTCAAACAAGTCCGGTCGATTGATCCACGGCACCGATTGGGTCAACAAGTCTATGGGCGTAAGTAATACGTACTCCGAATTGAATGCTGGAAGAAAGAACTTCCTGTGGACCCAACGCTCCTTGTCGTAGTCGAAGCTCACTCGACGCACATTGAATTCGCGGCATTGCTCAGGGGCAAGGTGCTTCCTTGCAAATACCTGCGTAAAGTTCAGTAGGAATTCATGGCAAAGATTGGTGATGAAATCGCTGAGTGCGTCCTTGCCTGCGCCCTTTGAAAATAGGAACAAACGCTCGAAATGACTGCCTTTTGAATATTTCTCTTTGCCGAAATCCTTCAGCGGTCCCCGAAGGCCAATTAACGCTCCGCTCGCAAATGTTGGCCCCAAGCCGCGTCCAGCGTTACCGCCAACCGAATAGCCCAACCAATTATTTGATATTTCCTTAAAATGCAGCCATTCCTTCTCCTGAGCGTCGGTCACATTTCCTTCGATGATTTTGTTACGAACAAACGACACATAACGCACAACATCCATGTGTAGCCTTTGGTACTCAGGCTTGTCACTGTCAAAAACAAGAAAGGGGTCAATAAAGAGTGGCAGATCGCTCACCAGCGAAATATCAAAGACATTTTCTGAAGCGAGAAGATCGTTCGAGATGTCGAAAACGTCGGAAAAGTACATAAAATCTGTTCCGGGAAATGTACCTTGGCGTGGCATTTGGGGGGAGAGCGTGACTTCTGGCGGGCCGAAAAGATACACCGCCATCCCGCTTGGTGCATCTTAAAGGCTGGAGCAAGGGTGTCCGAAATTCCTACAACTTCAAGAAATGTCCGGGTTTCAAGAGAATGTTTTGTTTAGCGCGTTGCTTTCAGTTGCATCATGCGACACACCGAGATACAGTGAAGATATGCGGAGTGTATCTTTCATGTCCTCCTGCTTCCCGTTAATGGTAAGTGTTTGTATCTTTTTGGATTTTCAGAAACTTCGTAGGGGAAATCGATGACACGGCATGCGAGTCAGGACTCACTGGTTGAGGCAAGATCGCTCATAATCGAGTCAGGCGAGTCTCAAACACGGTTGGCAGAAATGTCAGGCGTTTCCCGCGTGCAAATTAGTCGAATCGCAAATGGCCGTGTCAGTTCCGTTTCTGAAAAGACGTTGCGACTCCTCAGGCAAGCAGTAGGGGCTGAACGGAAGCGTCGACACGAGAATGGAGGTTCAAAGGAATCAGGCTCGACTGACCGCTACAGAGACCTGATCGAGCAAAAGCTGAGCAGGAAGTCGTTTGCAGGGCTCGGCTTTCCGGAACTGGCACCTCAGCCGTTGGAGGACATCTTCGTAATGCCCGAAGCGATCCGGCAAATCCATGACGAGCCGGCCGATGCTGACTGTGACGACGAAGTCGCGATGGCTGCGCGGGTCGCGAGAGACCTATACGCTGATTCGCCGCGTGAGAACGAGCGATTGAGCGCCGAAGAAGCCATCCACGCATTTCCCCGTTTGATAATTCTTGGTTGTCCGGGCTCCGGAAAAACGACGTTCATGCAGTACGCAACTGTGATGACTTCGCGGGGAGATTTTTTTCAGAGTGATTGCCTTCCGGTCTTTATCAGGCTGCCGGAATTCGCCGCGGCCATGGTAGTGGATCCGAAAGTCGACTTCTTCGGATGGATCAAAGCACGAGTGGAATCGTTGGGGGCGAGTGAGTTCGGCAAAACGCTTCAGGTATGGTTGGAGGATCAGTCGAAGCGTTTACTTTTTCTGCTAGACGGTCTGGATGAAGTCCCCGATGACACTTCGCGTATTCGCTTGGTTGAAACAACTCGAAATTTCATCGCAAAATTTGCAGCCAACCGCTTCTGCCTGACATCGCGGCCAATCGGGTTCGACCCGGAGCCGTGGAGGGCACTCGGTTTTGAAGTTGTCAGATTGCTCGAATACGGTGATTCGCAGATTCGAAAAACGATTTCGAAGTGGTCCCCATTGATACAGACTGGCGACGATTTTCAGGTAGCCCAGAACCTGGAAAAGGCGATCTGGGAAAACTCCAGAGTTCGTCAAATCGCATCCAATCCACTGATCCTGACAATCCTTATTTTTCTTTGCCGCAGTCGGAATTACGTACTACCCAGACGCCGTGTGGATCTCTATGAAAAAGTCGCGGAGGTCTTTCTGGAAACGTGGGAGGCCAGCAAGCGACCGTCGGGAGAATTCTCAGAAACTCTGGGGATTGATCTGGACGCACGAGATCTGGAGTGGCTTGTGGCGGATCTCGCTTTGCAGATGCAAAGGAACGGGGTGGTGACCGCCAAACGCTGGTGGATTGAGCAGTGCTGGCATGAAGCCTTGTCAACAAATCTGGGATTTGACGATCAAATCGCGAAGGATGCGACTGCACGGCTGCTCAGGTTCGTTTCCGGCCGAACGGGAATATTCGAGGAGCGGTCACTGGATCTCTACGCGTTTTCACATCGAACACTTCAGGAGTTCTTTGCTGCGGTCGGGCTTATGAACGAGGCTGACAATGAGACACACACGGACCTCGAAACCTTGGTTCGCCCCTATCTGTTTCATCCTGAATGGGACGAAACCATTAGGCTCGTCACAGCGCGCATTACGCCGCCACGGGCAGAACGGCTTGTTCGTTTGATGCTCGATGACTTGGATCCATCGGGGCGATTCTTATATCGTGGTCCGCTGTTGGCGATGCGTTGTTTGCTGGATGGATCTACGATTGCCAACCGGCAGGTTGTGGACCAACTTTTTCATTCGATGGACCGCCTGGGTGCGTCGCCGTGGCTGGGCATCACAATGCGTTGCCTCGACCGACTGCGGCAGTTTGAGGGTTCTCGTTATGCTCTTCACGCCAGTCAGGCCATCGGCCGAATAGTTGATCTCGCTAAGCAGGAACTCGAGCCTGACGATGTTGAAGAGCTTGAAAGTGCAGGATTTGATTTTCCGGAGATCGATGTTGAGAAACTGTCGGCTGAATTCAATAAGCCTGCTGCAGTAGTAAAGGCTCCACTTGCCGATGGCTCGGCTGAGCCTGTCTACATTCCCAACTTCAAATTGATGAAAGATGACTTTCCAGTCTGGCAAAAGGATGCAACTCGCCGGTTGCGCGATGCGAATACGCCAAACGAGGTCAAGCATTGTCTAATTGTGCGAATGGCCATGCAGAGCAACGTTCACGCGAATTGCTTTCCCGTACTTGCAAGAGTTGTCCAGGACGAACCAGATGAGGAACTGAAGGCGCTTACGATATCAGTCATTGGTCGATTCGCAAACGCCGACGAAGGTGCCGTGGCATTGCTAAAAGGCCTGCTGAGTGAATCG
This DNA window, taken from Fuerstiella marisgermanici, encodes the following:
- a CDS encoding toll/interleukin-1 receptor domain-containing protein yields the protein MAVYLFGPPEVTLSPQMPRQGTFPGTDFMYFSDVFDISNDLLASENVFDISLVSDLPLFIDPFLVFDSDKPEYQRLHMDVVRYVSFVRNKIIEGNVTDAQEKEWLHFKEISNNWLGYSVGGNAGRGLGPTFASGALIGLRGPLKDFGKEKYSKGSHFERLFLFSKGAGKDALSDFITNLCHEFLLNFTQVFARKHLAPEQCREFNVRRVSFDYDKERWVHRKFFLPAFNSEYVLLTPIDLLTQSVPWINRPDLFDRFGGMLDAMSDIQLRQSVNDFLDQRLAPPPSHPREKVFRPAKKDVQAAQERALEIYPELANWYVALKEATGEEAVNQSRNRVARADELYRSRVVEFLSSTLRPMGFFEIDVNDRQTLLKTFANAIERHGSELFVGEDGLVGDLSADDVQLICTLVWCADGNRQRRPPQFRFVSDSRAASHFESGSQSNRDKTGMFVITTDRAKKSRIEFIVQNDNLEGIVVASITGHGKENSTVESIFISYTKADELWARWIGRVLLSAGYSVTVQFKDFLPGTNFVEQMDQAIKNGPSGFFVGEALIR
- a CDS encoding ISL3 family transposase gives rise to the protein MQGTDFYEQILGLTGPWFVADVQLDMEAQQVDVFVEHGEGETFCCPDCDRQLPCYDHTKSRKWRHLDTMQFATILHARTPRVKCPDHGVKQIRLPWAEKNSRFSLFFERFAIDVLLATQTVKGACSILGISWDESWHILQKAVARGKDRKQSKNLPRIGIDEKAFRKRHNYVTLIYDLDKSTVEAISDGHDTAAADACFDQLSDSEKQSVEAVAMDMSAAYVKSTKGNIALAEQKIVHDRFHIMKLATEAVDKVRRSEQKKLRAEGDDRLTGTRYLWLSGQENLSEKQQERFDAAWKAELLTGKAWAYKEMLRDLWVHDTPAEATTFFNDWYKRVIHTKLEPMKKVARTIKERLANVVSYCTHGITNAVAEGMNSKIMAIKRRVGGYRNRDNFKTAILFYCGGLDLYPQ
- a CDS encoding HEAT repeat domain-containing protein, translating into MPEAIRQIHDEPADADCDDEVAMAARVARDLYADSPRENERLSAEEAIHAFPRLIILGCPGSGKTTFMQYATVMTSRGDFFQSDCLPVFIRLPEFAAAMVVDPKVDFFGWIKARVESLGASEFGKTLQVWLEDQSKRLLFLLDGLDEVPDDTSRIRLVETTRNFIAKFAANRFCLTSRPIGFDPEPWRALGFEVVRLLEYGDSQIRKTISKWSPLIQTGDDFQVAQNLEKAIWENSRVRQIASNPLILTILIFLCRSRNYVLPRRRVDLYEKVAEVFLETWEASKRPSGEFSETLGIDLDARDLEWLVADLALQMQRNGVVTAKRWWIEQCWHEALSTNLGFDDQIAKDATARLLRFVSGRTGIFEERSLDLYAFSHRTLQEFFAAVGLMNEADNETHTDLETLVRPYLFHPEWDETIRLVTARITPPRAERLVRLMLDDLDPSGRFLYRGPLLAMRCLLDGSTIANRQVVDQLFHSMDRLGASPWLGITMRCLDRLRQFEGSRYALHASQAIGRIVDLAKQELEPDDVEELESAGFDFPEIDVEKLSAEFNKPAAVVKAPLADGSAEPVYIPNFKLMKDDFPVWQKDATRRLRDANTPNEVKHCLIVRMAMQSNVHANCFPVLARVVQDEPDEELKALTISVIGRFANADEGAVALLKGLLSESQSDTIRAEAAWALGSVADSDAKIYKMLRDLLLDANESSEVRRNAAHALTEAVVNDAELVDMILVLAYQDSQKGVRMALLHALRKCVQRYRHVREAFMDWAAGEGTEARVTCQILARLLAEGEIEWDQSLSLRIEEVLRRIGIEDGLGKPCPHVLSALIALVETRESRGGVTLQEALADAFESIKDRLEHCFVFGSTARNQQSADSDIDVMMIGDVTMDVVAPLLKKAERILGRQINPAIYSLARFRKRLQDGNHFIATVMQEPKLPVRWAGNSMTEKELDDELRAMASERLVG
- a CDS encoding toll/interleukin-1 receptor domain-containing protein — translated: MDLKNTDRTVAVLSPDYIKSDFAASEWQAAFRDDPLGQKRKLIPVRVAKVNVAGLLGSVVYADIVGHSEKSATAILLGAISAGNRPVPDEVTPDFPGTSDGHHNYQIFFDRIPVEIERGGTIDTSRRLQIARTIASLSTNQVNLLVYALNPPDNEIPPVNAVAKDRAAALLDWTSREKIDLATIEGLVSSLQE
- a CDS encoding FMN-dependent NADH-azoreductase, yielding MTTILKINASARSERSLTQRLSSHFIRNWLKHRPEDVVVERDVGRQPPPPVTEEWIACAFTPPADRTEEQATMLTLSDMLIAELAAADIILLGTPMYNYGMPSSLKAWFDQVIRINKTFSFDLDRGDFPLEPILSGKTLVILTSSGEFGFDTGGVREHMNHLVPHIKTCSFYLGVTGDDSIHHIGIEYQEFGDGRHRRSIDEAQHGVVTLVKKLVETV
- a CDS encoding transposase, whose product is MQLLLDGYTAPQVVDRLGISNVNVLYRWKQEQLEQSGPVASSLEAKVKDLEADLRRVERERDILKKALAIFGRNE